One Chitinophaga sp. H8 DNA window includes the following coding sequences:
- a CDS encoding polysaccharide deacetylase family protein, with protein sequence MKPDKKLLISVDVEEFDIPEEFGQQVPLQEKLEVSRRGLERTLELFERYHVRATFFITAYWAQHYPELVRQMAATHEIASHAYYHSSFKESDLESSRLALQEISGQQVYGFRMPRLRQVNMTALKAAGYTYDASVNPTWMPGRYNNWHLPRTLFREKEMWIIPSSVSPICRYPVFWLSVKNAPLWMSRHFSKTILKRDKYLSFYFHPWELAELEGYSLPGYISRMSGNKMRDKMEGFLQFLQQQGQFCAHRDFLEANS encoded by the coding sequence ATGAAGCCGGACAAAAAGTTGTTGATTAGTGTAGATGTGGAGGAATTTGATATCCCCGAAGAGTTTGGGCAGCAGGTACCTTTGCAGGAGAAGCTGGAAGTATCCAGGCGTGGCCTGGAGCGGACCCTGGAATTGTTTGAACGGTACCATGTACGGGCTACTTTTTTTATCACTGCTTATTGGGCGCAGCATTATCCGGAGCTGGTCAGGCAAATGGCAGCAACACATGAAATCGCCTCCCACGCTTATTACCATAGCAGTTTCAAGGAATCAGACCTGGAGAGTTCCAGGCTGGCATTGCAGGAAATCAGCGGACAGCAGGTATACGGGTTCAGGATGCCGCGGCTACGCCAGGTAAATATGACCGCATTAAAAGCAGCCGGATACACCTACGATGCTTCTGTAAACCCCACCTGGATGCCAGGACGTTATAACAACTGGCACCTGCCAAGAACCCTGTTCCGCGAAAAAGAAATGTGGATTATTCCTTCTTCCGTATCTCCCATCTGCCGGTATCCTGTATTCTGGTTGAGTGTAAAAAACGCCCCTTTATGGATGTCCCGGCATTTCAGTAAAACGATCCTTAAACGCGATAAATACCTCTCTTTTTACTTCCATCCCTGGGAGCTGGCCGAGCTGGAGGGTTATTCCCTGCCTGGCTATATCAGCCGTATGTCCGGTAATAAAATGCGGGATAAGATGGAGGGCTTCTTACAATTTTTACAGCAGCAAGGCCAGTTTTGTGCACATCGGGATTTTTTGGAAGCTAATAGCTGA
- a CDS encoding PQQ-dependent sugar dehydrogenase, with amino-acid sequence MKPLQYLSLLLPIILWVMLLPTASCKKEAKPPARDEEWPADSIRTVVEGLNFPWEIHWGPDDHIWMTERNGQISRIVPKTGQVIPLLRISEAKAMGEGGLLGMTLHPDFNTQPYVYVIYNYDKSGTYTEKVVRYTYGNGALSSPVTLLDNINAGNIHNGARLLISTGAAPKLWISTGDAGQSAVAQNTAAPNGKILRINLDGSIPADNPFPNNPVWSYGHRNPQGLVQTDNTLYSSEHGQNIEDEVNIIEKQRNYGWPNVEGPCDQPGEATFCNANNVKQPVWSSGNSTVATSGMDYYNHDRIPQWKNSLLLTTLKGRRLYQLKLGADGKSVTGTTTYFTNAFGRLRDVCISPAGRVYLCTSNGGNADKVVEISY; translated from the coding sequence ATGAAGCCCCTTCAATATCTTTCCTTGCTACTTCCCATTATCCTTTGGGTAATGCTACTACCAACTGCCTCCTGCAAAAAAGAGGCCAAACCACCTGCCCGGGACGAAGAATGGCCAGCAGACAGCATCCGTACAGTAGTTGAAGGACTTAATTTCCCCTGGGAAATACACTGGGGGCCAGATGACCACATATGGATGACGGAAAGAAATGGACAGATCAGCCGCATTGTCCCCAAAACGGGTCAGGTAATCCCACTGCTTAGGATCAGCGAGGCAAAGGCAATGGGAGAAGGTGGCCTGCTTGGCATGACTTTACACCCTGATTTTAATACCCAACCCTATGTATATGTGATCTATAATTACGATAAAAGCGGGACCTATACAGAAAAAGTAGTCCGCTATACCTACGGGAACGGCGCTCTTTCCTCCCCGGTTACACTGCTGGACAACATAAACGCGGGCAATATCCACAATGGTGCCCGTTTGCTGATCAGTACAGGAGCTGCTCCAAAACTATGGATCTCTACCGGAGATGCCGGCCAATCGGCTGTTGCCCAAAATACGGCTGCTCCCAATGGGAAAATACTCCGGATCAACCTGGATGGCAGCATTCCGGCTGATAATCCATTCCCCAACAACCCTGTATGGAGCTACGGACACCGCAATCCCCAAGGGCTGGTACAAACTGATAACACGCTGTACAGCTCAGAACATGGGCAAAATATTGAAGATGAGGTAAATATCATTGAGAAACAACGCAACTACGGCTGGCCCAATGTGGAAGGGCCCTGCGATCAACCGGGCGAAGCCACCTTCTGTAATGCCAACAATGTAAAACAACCTGTATGGTCTTCCGGAAACAGTACCGTAGCTACCTCCGGGATGGATTACTATAACCATGACCGCATCCCGCAATGGAAAAATTCCCTGCTCCTGACCACCCTGAAAGGCCGGCGCCTCTATCAGCTAAAACTAGGGGCAGATGGTAAAAGTGTTACCGGTACAACAACTTATTTTACGAACGCCTTTGGCCGTCTGCGCGATGTCTGTATATCCCCTGCCGGCAGGGTATACCTGTGTACCAGCAATGGCGGAAATGCGGATAAAGTGGTGGAAATCAGCTATTAG
- a CDS encoding outer membrane beta-barrel protein codes for MKKICHLTLVMFAMLFGSTAMAQTQKGNLMVGGDLTNFGFNFQKGSTKFDFNLTPKLGYFIKDDLALGGYVNFGLSTAKGAGSTVDYGIGAFGRYFINDKNVKKLEFSKRARFFVEANAGFAGTNPASGASTNGLNLGAGPGLAYFITPNVALEALVKYDLIVGFGNSVTSNQLGFNLGFQIYLPTAKAKQIIREEQR; via the coding sequence ATGAAAAAAATTTGTCACTTAACCCTTGTCATGTTTGCAATGTTGTTTGGATCCACAGCCATGGCACAAACCCAGAAAGGCAATTTAATGGTAGGGGGCGACCTTACTAACTTTGGCTTTAATTTTCAGAAAGGCAGCACCAAATTTGATTTTAATCTGACACCAAAACTAGGGTATTTTATTAAGGATGATCTGGCCTTGGGAGGTTATGTAAACTTCGGGCTTTCCACTGCAAAAGGTGCCGGCTCTACAGTAGATTATGGCATTGGTGCATTTGGACGTTATTTCATCAATGATAAGAATGTAAAGAAGCTGGAGTTTTCGAAGAGAGCTCGTTTCTTTGTGGAAGCGAATGCAGGTTTTGCAGGAACTAATCCGGCAAGCGGGGCTTCTACAAATGGATTAAACCTTGGAGCAGGACCTGGTCTGGCTTATTTTATTACGCCAAATGTGGCTTTGGAAGCATTGGTAAAGTATGATCTGATTGTTGGTTTTGGTAATTCTGTTACTTCTAACCAGCTGGGCTTTAACTTAGGCTTCCAGATTTACTTACCTACTGCAAAAGCTAAACAGATTATCCGGGAGGAGCAGCGCTAA
- the rpsJ gene encoding 30S ribosomal protein S10, whose protein sequence is MSQRIRIKLKSYDHNLVDKSAEKIVKTVRNTGAVVTGPIPLPTEKKIFTVLRSPHVNKKAREQFQLCTHKRLLDIYTSSSRTVDALSKLDLPSGVEVEIKA, encoded by the coding sequence ATGTCTCAGAGAATAAGAATCAAGCTGAAGTCCTACGATCATAACCTGGTAGACAAGTCTGCTGAGAAGATCGTTAAAACCGTGAGAAACACGGGTGCCGTGGTAACAGGTCCAATACCTTTACCCACAGAGAAGAAGATTTTTACGGTACTGCGTTCTCCGCACGTAAATAAGAAAGCGCGCGAGCAGTTCCAGTTATGTACGCACAAGCGTTTACTGGATATTTATACGTCTTCTTCCAGAACTGTAGACGCGCTGAGTAAGCTCGATTTACCTTCTGGGGTTGAAGTGGAAATTAAAGCATAG